GGTTTATTTTGGacataaatgtagaaatgtttgcaaTGAGTTATACTTTTACACTGTACTGCATATATGGATACATTtgatttacatttatattataTAGTAATGCACATGCACCGAGCTATTGCTTCATTTGTTATCTCagttatttattctgttttatttgatttgacttTACTGCCTTCTGCAGAGAATCTGCTGTCTCCCCCATCAATGATTCTAAGCTATAGTAAAAAATACTCAGAATTTCCACTCTAAATGTGACAGTAATTGGTAAATTTAAAActatgatttattttaaaacgtaaaaaataatataaaataagcAGCAATTGCTAATTTTGGGATTCATAAAATTATTAGTGAAATATATATTGTATCATATTTGAGACATATATTCTTAAAATGACATCACAAATAACAGTTTTCAGGAGACAGTATAAATGGCTTTAATAGTGAAAAAGTTAATTAGAAAATATTAGTAAAAATACTAAATTTATGTGACTATACCTATAATTAGCAAAATAAGTGACTCTGCAATTCATGTGACTCAGCGAGAGCTGTTGGTAATGTGGTAAGAAAGAACCAATATTTTGTGCGTTACAGCAATAAAACACTCGACGGCACAATACATGTGCCTGGCTGTACAGGTGTGGTTATCCTCTTGCTGATGATGTAAATATTTCAGAGGATAGAAGTAGTGTTGTAAGGTTAGAACTTAAAAGTCTGTGCAAATCCTAAACATTAAACCGCACAATGATGCATAAAGAGTCCGAGCTGTGTTAAAGACGAATGAGCACTTCTCCTGACAACATCTGATTATGAGCTGTATGTGCTTACGTACCAAATTAGCTCTTAACAGTTTATTTATAGGTAAAACTGgtacattttaatattattttcaaTAACAAGTTAATGATTTTCTGACCTGTTTTAGGGAGACAGATGGAGAAGCAGGAAAAACTCCGGCTATTGCTGTATGTCCTCCAACAACATATAGACTGTTTTCCAACTCAGCCGAACCATGGCCAAACCTGAAGAAGAGAAGACCCACATGATGTGTGTGCGCGTGTACTTAAGACAATGCATGGCTTTGTTGACATTAACATTTCATTAAGCATGGAACAGTGTGGTCAACCTCACTGCTGTACATATGGCTGAGACACTactttgactgcagctgattagTACATTTAAATGCTCATTATTTTCTGAAACCATGCCCAAAAGAGACATATCATACAAGAAAGGCCGGAATGTTTTGCAAACATCATCTAGTGTACACTAAAATTAGAAAACTTTGCCTCTATGGATTATACTAAAATGAGaattcagtttgtgtttgtccaCAGGCTTATTCCACCATCCATAGATGTTCATCACTTTACAAGAAAATATAACATTCAAAATGAAAGTGAACTCTACTTGAACTTGAATAGACCATAACAGTGGCACTGTAATACACCTTCATCATCCAAAGCTCACCTGGCTATGAGCATGGGAGCTCCTTTGGACCACTCTTCATGGACAGTATCATAGATCCAGACATCTTTTGACACTCCGTTTTCTGATCCTCTTCCTCCCGTCACATAAACTTTACAGCCAATGGCACATGCACTGAATTCCTTTCTGGGGCTGGGAAGGTCTGCTTTAGGTATAATCTCCTTGGCTTTATGGTCCACCTAAAATGAGTTTTATGCCAATACAGAGACACACTTGTAAAATGCTCtagaaataaattttgattgactgattgaacTTCACCTTACTTCAAGTCGTCGAAGTGGTGCACAGGGCATAAAACAATGAATACTTTGGATGCCAACCagatgtattattatttatttaatgtaaataaaGTATTGTCGTAGATTTTGTATGTGGGCTGATTTTAATAATTGTGATTATGATCCCAGTCATCATCACATAGTTCTCATACAAGGTCAACAGTTAGATTTAAGTAAcagctacaaaaaaaatgtagacaGCTTTGCTTTGGATGGTTTTGGTTTCTATGAAAATGTCTCAGTACGAAGTCTGCAGTCTGATGCCTATGGTATATGAAGCTAACTGATAAGGGTACACTCTGATTCAACATCATTTTGAAGCAACACTAAGCTttctatttttatcttatttcccagtttttcattttaaattccaCATTAAAAATTCACACCAATAGCAGTAAAAACAGGCTGTGACACACTGGATAACTTTTTCACTAGAGCATAAGGAGATTTTCCATTAATATGTTGCTTTGTCTTTACTTCAGTCTCCGAGTCAATATCTGAACCAGGTATTTTCAGTGACACTAATAAATGCAcctgtaaattaaaaaacataGCTTCAGTAGCAGTCCAGGAAAATACTACAACCAGTAAGAAGCAAGCGGCAGCCTTCACTCAATATAAAATTAATGTGAAATGCTATAAACTGCAGCTCTTTGAATTCACATTTGAGAAGAACTCACCCATTTACAATGTGTTAAGGTTTAAAGTTATGGATAATTAAAGGTGTGGCCACTTTGAGTGACAGGTTTGTGTCATCATAGGACAGTCTGTAGCCTACCGCTGCTCTTTTCAGACATGTATGAAACATGATGAGGCAGCATGTGTGGCTTCATCAATATTTTAAAGTGTCAGCATTCTGATATTGGTCAGGTGCACACTAATGTTTCCCATGTCGCCATTCAGACATATCTGGTACACATGTGCTATTCATCATACATGCAAGATTGTTCAGTACATAAAGCGATGTATAATACATACTAATGCACTGATGAACggaaaactgaaacaaaactaaaagcaGCTTCTCAAACTGTCTAAATAACTGTCAGAGTGGGTTATTTATGTTTTCCTAAACGATGAAAATGCTGATGACAGTCTATCACCAGGAAAGTGGACAGGACAGTtgtattttattgacatttcagtttgtaacaGATCTGAAGTTGTACAGCAAAGTGAAtaagaaaggcaaaaaaactGCATCTTTTGCTGTTTCTATTCAGTTTTTGGGTGTTTTGGTGGTTGAAAAGTGTAAAATGCCTTCCCCAAATGACTTCACACAACTCCAAATATATTTCCTATGTGTATCTatcacttaaaggggaacttcgttttttttcaacctgggatctgttttcatatgtcatttcatacatgtgagtgatggagaaatgaattttcgacatagctccagtatttagcgaGGCACGCAGCTTAGCAgttcagctagcagctcagctagcagttcagctagtgaaaagtatggggcaacttgcccccccgcatcaaagtccgccccaacatgctttttttccccccacactgaccggctcagatagtctcaacgagtgtcccacaacatactagagatgagaagtgaaggaaaacctccacattacctgggaatcgctatttgttgtggtctgtatgcaaatctcaggacgctagaaagcaaatctcgttccgaaatcgcgcgataccggtgttttggcgcgagctatcgcgcgatttcggaacgagatttgctttctagcgtcctgagatttgcatacagaccacaacaaatagcgatcgccaagtaatgtggaggttttcgggaaaaaaagcatgttagggcggactttgacacgggggtgcaagttgccccatacttttcgctagtcgagctgctagctgagctgcgaagctgcctgcctggctaagtactggagctatgtcgaaaattcatttctccatcactcacatgtatgaaatgacatatggaaacagactcCAGGTTGAAAAatccgaagttcccctttaaacacactgcatgcagttcagacttATGCTGTGTGATATTAAAATGTTACTAGGaccccagatagctcaactggttgagcgggCGCCCCATGAACAGGGACTATAGTCCCTGACGTAGCGGCCTGGGTTCGTTTCCAGCTCACAGCCCCTTACTGCACGTCTACTCTCTACTTTCCTGTCTACCTTTCAACTATACCTACCTaataaggccaaaaaataactttaaaaaagtgATACTAGCTCTGACCTAGTAAGACGGCCATTATGACGTTTATGGAAAAGTGACCAGGGTGCTCATTCATATAGAAAGTCCCACAGTCAGGTGCTGCCAGATGAATAGAAAGAGGTGCATGCCTGAAAAGGGCtatacagacacagacacaccatGGCGACTTTGATGTGAATGTTGactgtttttcttaatttcaaGCAGAATTTGAATGGGATGCACAGTTCTATGTCAGTACAGTGCAACACCTTGGACAGTGCATCGTTCATATAATTTTTAAGTTACTTTCATTTCTTACAGTTTATCATGAATACAACGGTGCAGATTAAATCTCAACAGACACTATATTGTGTTAGTGACTTAAGCAACCGACAGAGTGTGACTTCTGGCAACCTCTTGAAATATTGCACTTTATGTAAAGACATTTTAGTTATGCAGCTCTGACACAGACAAGAGTAGAACTTAATAATTATGAGCATACTCAACTAACTTAGCCTTATACCTGAATCTGCATGTGCAGCATCTTGTCACGGATGAAAACAGGTCATCCTATGTGTCTGTTTTTTACCTGATATATTTTGTCACACATGAAGGTCTGTCCCCCCAGTATAAGCAGTGTGTGCCCTGCCTTGCGTGGTCGAGCACATGGACTAGTCACTACTCCATCATTTTGAAGGATTTTCTTCTTACACTGGATTGCCTCTTCTACTATTGACCTGCAGAACAGAGGTGAAACATAAGACGAGAGGTtatgacaaatgtgtttatgattttcactgaaaaagctttgttttattttctatcaCAACTATAGTTGCTGAATTCACACAAAGCAAAATTTTTTTTAGTAAGTCTTTTCATTTGCAGTTTTGTCAGTAAAACATATGTGCTAGATTACTGCACTAGCACAGCACTGGTTGGCAGGCTCTCTCGTATCCCGTTCCGTTCTCTGTGCCTGGTATGCGAGTGGGTGCTGTTAACTGTAGCAGTGGAGGCAGCTGTGCAGGAGGTTTGGTCACATGGTACTCATTACCTATTCTGCTATAAAAGCTCAGCTCAAAGTACACTCTGTTACTCAGTCAGACTCACACCAGCCATtagcacattttgtttttgtaccaGTCTGTTATTGCAGTGCTAACTTCTGTTTGTTCCGCCTACAGTTTGTTTAACCAACCTCCTGCTTTGGGTTTCTCTGGGAGACACTTCTAGATGCACACCGAGACCGCTTCAGTCCAGCTCCCTGTCTAGACTTTCCTTCAGCTGGGCTCCCTAGTCCAAACCTCTGCTTTTCCTGCCAGCCCTGATCTCTTAGTTCATTGTGGCTTTTCACCTAAAATCCAAAAACTCTCAGTTTGGCTTTAATATGCAGTAAGCTTCTCAGCCAACTTATAACAGATACGCTGTGTAAACGGGAACTGGACAAAGTCAGTGTCGCATTcaataacagtttttttttttttccaccaaagacaaacaaaacaagcataACAACAAACCTTGAATGTATTTGCAGGTCAATAAAAACTTGAGTTGGAACGTTATCTGCAAAGGCAAGATAGTGAATGCTGATATTCTCATATGATAAACCGTGCAGTCATGCCTGCTATCGTTATTACTAACTCGTATATTGCTTATgatgtatttttcatgtttgtgctGTGATATGCATTTTTTATGACCTTTCAAGCCTATAGAATCTGTTGGGCTGGGAAGACAGCAGACAGACTGGTGCCTCCTCTAATGCACCTGGAATAACAAGCTGCTTTTCACACCAACTTACATGACTCACCTAATATGAGTACATGTATTGTTGTACTAGTGACTTTCAGTGAAACTACAAACGTAATGTATTGTATATGATCAAACATGTCTATATAATtattaattgtattttaaatgtgttgctttaaatattgaacaaagtgaaataaagtgATAGAAATAAAATCCGTTGACTGTCATCTGTTAGGCCACTGATGTAGCTTACCTGCTCCTCTTGTCAGCCATAACCAGCTCTTCACAGGCTACCGCTTCAAGTAGACATTCAGATGGCAGCAGAGCCAACCTGATGCCCCTCAGCAGCTCTGGTAAATAGAGACGCCGACCCTCCAAGTCATATCGAACCCATCGCATCACAGAGTTAAACACAACCTGCCACAAGTCAAATTTGCGGTAAGACAGCTTAGTTACTGTTGGAATGAGAGGAActaaatacatttgtgaaaagGGAAGACTGGTCACTGTTTTAAATAACAATTAGCAAACAAAGacagaatgaaaaaagaaatgagacacagaatcaCTTACTTGTTCATCTTCTATCTCCAGTTCATCACTAAGAATCAGCTCCAGCAGTTTATCTTTAGACAGACTGTAGAAGTCCTCAGATTCTCTTACCTAAAGTATGAACATTTAGATTAGATACTGTATATCACATATTAGCAAAACATGGAGTTTCTGCTGAAATATCTACAGTCTATGTATATACTTCAGCTGCTAACTCTAGGGTATTTGAGTGATAATGCAGAGCTGAAGATTGAGTGGGACTACCTGCATACCTTAACTAAATCATCTAGGCAATTAGTGTATAATCAGGTCAAGTCAAACACATTTTATGTGCAATGCTTCCTGTTCAGATAACTATTTATGGGATGAAGTAGTCAACATACTGTAGAAGAGCTGAAGAACAGCGCACTGgcatttgttgtgtttgcaaTTTGGGAGACTcagcaacaaaaactaaatgctAATTTAAACCGTTTCCTTGTACTGTATAATGCCAGATTTTAAATAACATATACAACAGATCCCTGTAATTAAATGCTATCTTACTCACTGTTACTTACAGAAAAGCAGTCATCCAACAGCCCAGTAAAAGACggaaatttcaaaataaatcaactATTTCCCACATGCTTTTATATCCACAAATACACcaagtttgttttcagtttcatcATCCACCAGTCTGTGTGAAGTGCCATTAGTGATTGCTAAATGCCAGGTCACAGAGATCTCTGACTCCACTAAAGCATGCACTCTCAACTGCTCTAAAAATACAGTGAGCttaattttttgtatttacagcTATATTTCAGGGAAACTGTGTAGTATTGAGGACATTTGTTCCAGACATAAGATGTAACAAAAGGATTGTCATGGTAGCCTACAGGGTGAATTATATGTTGAACATGGCGAAGCTCGAGAGTAGAAGACTGCTACTCATCAAGAGGgtagaaaaataatgtttgttgTCCTTTCAAGTTTAACCAGTCGCCAGTTATCTTTTCTAAGCTGAACCAACCAGCGTTGAAAGCTGCACAGCAATTTTTCAGGGCTGCTAGAAGTAACTACCCAGGAGTAGGTTTCTTTTGTTCCCTGACAGCAACCCTGAAAAAGATTCAACAGGGCAGTTCTTGCAATTGGAACATGTATAAAGTTCTGCCGTGTCCGGCCATAGCAAACAACCGCATGCCACAGAAGCAAGAAATTAATAATTAGGTGAGTGAGAAAAGAATATAAGTCCTCTTTACCGTCTCGTAGTGTAGCAGACACATCCGCCATGACAGCTCATACAGTCGTTTACACTGATGAGCATCTGATAACAGCATCATCCCCAGGCAGTTGGAGGAATGCAggtttttttctaaaaattcTGCTGCTGCATCCCGAATGTCATGAAACTGCAACATGTCGCCTGCCTCTAACAATGACTCAGCGTTCTCCTCATTTATTATGACTCGAGAAGAATAGGCAAAGTCCAGCAGAAGCTCCAAGACCtaacagagtaaaaaaaattacatagtTAGCCACAGACATTATTATATCTATAACAGTTTGATACAATAACAAATAAGGCTACTGCAAgctcaaagaaaatattttcagatttaacATGACATGACCGAGTAGCTCATACCTTTTCCAACCAATAAAAGAgaagttttctgttttcacgTGAAAACATGGTTACATATTATCAGTTAATCAATGATCAGAGAAATACAACAATTGTATTTGGTTCTATAATGGTACACTGAAGCATACTATGTATGTGTCATGTTTGATTGAGCTTGATTGAGATATTTATTTCGAATATGTAAACACGAGTATCAGGTGAGCAAAGAATGGATATTATATATCCATATATATACTGCATgtgcatatacatacatacaaataCATATAGACATACATACCCAAGACTCCTATACATACATATCcatacacatgcatacaaaacaatttcataaagaagaaaaaattttGCTACATTTCTGGACTAGATCTACATATTCGAAAAGGAGTGAGAAGAAGTGAGCAAacacttatttaatcccaccccttTTCCATAAACTATTGATTGATAATTTCCAGCTTCCTAAAATTTAATTATATAACATTCAATTTATATGTACACATGTAAGATACAATAAAGTAATACGATATTatctatttatatttatctcTATAAATATATACACCCATATCCATGtttatataaatacacatatacacacgttTAGATATattcatacatacacacacctcAACACCTACATACACCTATGTACATATacgcattcatacacacacacatatatatatatatatatatatatatatatatatatacacacagtgccttgtgaaagtattcagcccccttgaacttttcaaccttttgccacatttcaggcttcaaac
This window of the Acanthochromis polyacanthus isolate Apoly-LR-REF ecotype Palm Island chromosome 8, KAUST_Apoly_ChrSc, whole genome shotgun sequence genome carries:
- the LOC110966323 gene encoding kelch-like protein 25 isoform X1, which translates into the protein MSVTVHENRKSRTSTGSMNISLFHKPSHPDSVLTHLNTMRKQCMFTDVTLWAGDRSFPCHRAVLAACSRYFEAMFSGGLRESLDSDVNFRDSIHPEVLELLLDFAYSSRVIINEENAESLLEAGDMLQFHDIRDAAAEFLEKNLHSSNCLGMMLLSDAHQCKRLYELSWRMCLLHYETVRESEDFYSLSKDKLLELILSDELEIEDEQVVFNSVMRWVRYDLEGRRLYLPELLRGIRLALLPSECLLEAVACEELVMADKRSRSIVEEAIQCKKKILQNDGVVTSPCARPRKAGHTLLILGGQTFMCDKIYQVDHKAKEIIPKADLPSPRKEFSACAIGCKVYVTGGRGSENGVSKDVWIYDTVHEEWSKGAPMLIARFGHGSAELENSLYVVGGHTAIAGVFPASPSVSLKQVERYDPLSNKWTMMAPLRDGVSNAAVVSAKLKLFVFGGTTIHRDKASKVQCYDPVGNRWNIAAECPQPWRYTAAAVLGSQIFIMGGDTEFTAASAYRFDCETNLWTRVGDMTSKRMSCHAVASGNKLYVVGGYFGTQRCKTLDCYDPTSDSWNSITTVPYSLIPTAFVSTWKHLPA
- the LOC110966323 gene encoding kelch-like protein 25 isoform X2, producing MSVTVHENRKSRTSTGSMNISLFHKPSHPDSVLTHLNTMRKQCMFTDVTLWAGDRSFPCHRAVLAACSRYFEAMFSGGLRESLDSDVNFRDSIHPEVLELLLDFAYSSRVIINEENAESLLEAGDMLQFHDIRDAAAEFLEKNLHSSNCLGMMLLSDAHQCKRLYELSWRMCLLHYETVRESEDFYSLSKDKLLELILSDELEIEDEQVVFNSVMRWVRYDLEGRRLYLPELLRGIRLALLPSECLLEAVACEELVMADKRSR